From Flaviflexus ciconiae:
AAGGACGAGGCAAACGCCGCTCTCGGCGCCGCCGGCCGCAAGCTGGACAAGGCAGTCTCCAAGGGCGTCATCCACAAGAACCAGGCCGCCAACCGCAAGTCGAAGCTTGCCAAGGTAGTCAACAAGATCGAGGCCTAAGCTTAGATTTACGAATTGGGCTATTCAGTAGCCTTTCATGAGAGGTCGGGAGTGCTTGAAGCGCTCCCGACCTCTCTGCTTGTTGCGGCAAAGCTCGACGGATTAATTCGTTTCCGTGTTGAGGTCAGCGCAATCGAGAGCCCATCGGAGCATGGACGGAGCGACATACATTGTCGACACGTGGCTCCTTTGCGTCTAGCTAGGTCTTTGATCGATCCTAACCGAGGGCCAACGCTTTCAATTCCCTGACGCGCAGGCCTGTGGGCCCGGCACTCACAACCTGCGCGCCGCCGTCACCTCACGGATGCACTTCTCGAGGGCATAGGCGGGATCGCGTGCTTCACCGCGGAAGCCCTTCACATCACCATCGGCCTTGGCAATGGATCGGATGGCGGCGCTCAGCCCTTCATCCGACCAGTTCCGCAGGTCGCGCCTCGCCCTGTCTATCTGCCACGGCTCCATGGATAGCTTGACGGAGGCACCGTCCCGTCCCATCGTTGCCGAGACGCGTGCCAGCTGCCTGACTTTCATGGCCAGTGCCGACACGATGAGGACCTCGGCCGTTCCAGTAGCCAATGCATGGCGCAGGAGCTCGAGCGCACGTGCCACATTGCCGGCCACTGCAGCATCGGCAACGGCGAAGTTCTTCGCTTCGATCCGGCCGCCGTAGTACGTGTCGACGGCCTTAGCCGTGATCGTTCCTTCAACATCGTCGAAGAGCTGGCGCAGTGCCGAGGTCAGTTCCCTCAGGTCGCTTCCAAGACCGTCAACAAGAGCCTGGTAGGCATCTTCTGCAACAGTCCTCTTAGCCCTGCGAGCATCCGCCTTCAGCAGGGCAATCTTGTGGCCGGAATTCTTGACCTCCTCAATGACAACAACGGGAAAGCCTGCTTGGCCGACTGCGGTATCGAGCTTGATACCGCGTCCGACTTTACCGTTACGGATAGCAATGAGGAACAGGTCGGGGCTGGGATCTTGGAGGAGCTGCATACAGTCACCAAGGAAGTCATCGTTCATGGTTTCCAGGCCGGTGACGATGGCGATCTTTGCGCCACCAAAGAGTGAGGGGCTGGCAAGGACTGCGAGCTCTCCCCCGGTGTACGAAGCAGCGTCAATCTGAGTGACCTCAATGTCGGGGTCTTGGGAACGAGCCTGGGCAACGAGTCGATCACGAGCCCTTTCGGTGAGGGCCTCTTCTTTCGACTTGATCAAGACGATCGGTGCGAGATCGACTGTGTCCCACGTGGGCCCGCTACTCTTTCCTGCCATGCCGACCATTATTCCACGCCTGCCGGGCACCACGAGCCAGGGCGCTATGCCGGTAGCACCAATTTCCGTTGCGTACTAGCCGCCTAGACCCATCGCCAGGCGCATTGAGTCGTGCGTCTCTATCACTCGAACTTGATAAAGATGTCTCCGTCCTCCGTTGCCAAGATATTCCCGTACTGCGAATAGAGATCAATGGTGGAGGGAGCGGGATGTCCGTAGGTGTTTTCCCCGTACGAGAGCAGTGCCGTTTCCGCTCCTACCGCGAGCGCAAACCCGTCGTCTTGCTTTGATGATCCGTGGTGCGGGATGAGGACGATGTCGGCGGCTATGTCCCGGCCAGATAGAGTCCGCTGGGCGTCGGTCTCGAGGTCTCCGGGGATGAGGAGGGTTTGTCCGAGGCTTACTCGGAGTACGAGGGATTGGTTGTTGATGCAGGCGTCGTCGTAGCAATTCCGTTGGCTATCTGGCCAGAGGATCTCTATTCCCTCGGCGTTGTCTCCGGCGCGTAGTTCTCGAATGGGAATGTTCGTCCCGCTATCCGCTATCTGCCATTCGACTTCGGGTGTGATGCCGGGGCCGACCCAGATCTCTTGGGCGCCTCGGCTCAATGCTGTGTCAAGGTTTCCGGCGTGGTCGGCGTGCATGTGGGTTAGGACAACGATGTCGATGTGTGTTCCTGCGGCGTCCAGGCATTGGCCTAGTCGTTCTTCTTCGGTACCCGTGTCGACGAGATAGACGGTGCCCTCGTGCTTGAAGAGTGTTGCGGCCCCCTGCCCAACATCGCATTGGACAATGTCCCAGTCGGGTACCTGTGTGGGCAGGAGTCGCCACACGCCGTAGAGGACGGCAATGCCAAGGGCTCCAATGCCAAGCGTTCGCTTCTTTACGCCAAGGTGGACGATAGGCCAGGCGAGCAGAAGGATGCCGGCGTAGACGACAATGACGAGTCTTCCATCGATGCCGGAGCCCCACCATCCCGACATTTCTTCCGCGACCGTGTCGATCCAGGAGACGCACCGCGCCGCCATCCACCCCAACGCTTGACCAACATAGGGAACCGGTGCAGCGATGATCGCTCCGAGGGCAAGGATTGTTCCGATGGGTACGACGGGTGCAACCACGGCATTGGCGAGAGCTGACCACAGGGAGGCCGTGTCGGTCAACAACAGGATGATGGGTGAGCAAGCGAGGTGGGCAACGGCTGGAACAGCGAGGAGGTTGGCACCTGGCACGGTGATGATAGGAGCAAGGAGCGCCGAGGCGGGAGCCGAGAAGATAATGATTGCCGCCGTGGAGACCACCGACAGAATAAAGCCGTAGGCGAGAGCAAGGGTTGGCTCGAAGGCCAGGAGGAGAATGATAGAGGCGCCGAGGGCAGGGAGGGCGCTCGCGGGTCTTCTCATCCACACCCCGGCGAGCACAACTACTCCCATGACGGCCGCTCTCATGACGGAGGGCTGTGCTCCCGTGGCAAGCACAAGAACGCCAAGAACTCCGGCAGCGGCCGTTACGGCAAGTACTTTTCTTTTGCGGCCGACAAGGCCTAAGACAATGGCGGTGATCATCGAGACGTGGGAACCGGAGACTGCGGTCAGGTGGGTGAGGTTCACGGCCGCGAGCGCATCCCCGTCTTCTTCTGGGATACCGGAGTCGTCACCAATGGCAACGCCCGGGACAAGTCCTCGTACCGCCGGTGGTTCATCCTCCAGGTATTCGTCCAGGACCGCCGCCCTATTTGCTATCCAGCGGGATACGGGATCGGCTTCTTCAATGAGCGTGGGTCCGCGAAGGACTGTCGCCCATGCGACTTCCCTCGATCCGGGATCGGTGGGCTCGAGCCTGACGAGCACGTCGACCGTTTCGTGGAGATTAAAGTCAGCGAGGTTGTCGCCACCAAGCAGGGTGACACTCGAGTAGGAGCCGGATACCTGGCCACGGCCTTCGACATGTTCAATGCTCAGGGTTCGAAGTATTTGGTCTCCAGCGGGGTTCGGGTAGGAGGCAATCTCCCCCTGTACGGTGACAACTGCTTTGGCTGAGATGAGGTCGGAGAGAATTCCTCTATTTCCCAGGTGGTTGTGTGCGGCGACCACCCCGCTGGCAAGGATGGCGGAAAGAACGACCACAACAAGAGTCGGCCACCAGTAGGTGATGGCATCGCCCTTTCCTTGACCGACGTGTTTACGGATAAAGGAGATGACGAAGACGAGGCCACCGACGAGGACGCTGACCGTAATGGTGAAGCCTGCGCTTTCGAGTAAGACGCCGATGGTGGCGACCCACCAAGCTCCCGCTGCCAGGAGGATCCGCACGTCGCCGTGCGTCATATGGTCACGAGAGCCTCAATGTTGGCAAAGGTCGCGGGGCCAATTCCCGAGACCTCCATGAGCTCATCAATCGACGTAAATTTTCCGTTGAGTTCGCGCCAGTCCAGGACCCGTTGCCCGATAGCGGGACCGATGCCCGGCAGTGAGATGAGCTCAGCAAGATCCGCCGTGTTGATATTGACGAGGCTCCCGGACGACGCCGATGAACTATTACCATTACCTTCCGTACCTTCAGTTGGCGTCTCCGCACCGGCTTCAGCAGCGGGCTCCTCGGGGACCTCATCACCCGGTGCGGGCACAACGATGTGCTCACCGTCGACGAGCTTGCGCGCCAGGTTAAGGGCATTCGGGTCGGCCTCCTCGGTCATACCTCCGACCAGTTCAATAGCTGCGGCGACTCGCGACTCCACCGGTAGTTCCACCAGACCGGGATCCGCAACATGGCCTGACACGTAGACCGTCACCGTCGTCTCCTCGACGACCACCTCACCGGAGGCATCTTCGTGAGGACCAGCATCCGAGCCAGCATTCATCTCTTCCGCGGATTCTCCGAATGCCGAGGTTCCATCAGCCGCGGGAGCGCCGCTTTCGCTCTCGCCACCATCGGTGGCGGACTCTCCCTCGCTACCTAAACCTAGTGCGCTCTCCCCTACGGCTTCTGTCTCGGTCTTGGAGGGAAGGGCATGGACCTGGACAGGGCGTGACATCGTCCAGGCGATCATGAGTCCACACAGGAGCGACAGGACAAGGACAACGATCATGGCTGTCTTCGGATCGAAGGCAACCCGGGTTTCCCGTTCCTTGTCTTCTGGTGGTGCCATGACATCCTCACCGGTACCGACACGGTAGGCGACTCTCACGAGATCTTTCGCTTTCATACCCCGACTATGGACTCATACCCGGAACGCCTCCTTAACCGGATTTCATAGGGTGCATGGTCGAACACCGAGCATCCTGGGGACGCTCACCCTATGCTTGACCGTATGGATCAAGCAGAGATTGCCCGACTCAAAGCCGAGGCCGCGGCAGCTAAGGCAGAGGCCGCCCGCGCCGAGGCGGAAGCCGCTCAGGCCGCACTCGAGGCTGCACTAGCCACGGCCGGAGCCTCATCAGGCGAAACGCCAACACCCAACGAAGACTCGGCTGATTCTGATGGTGAGAACAAGACAGAAGATCCAGCTGTAGACAGTGACAATTCTGAGCCTGCGAAGCGGGCGGAGCCTACCGAGGCCACGGCTCCGAGCGAGAGAACGGTTCCCGCTGATTCTGCGGTCACGATCGAATCAGCAGATTCATCTGACTCCGCAAATACCACCGAACTGTCGGGTTACGCGTTGGAAGTGGCTGAAGCTTATTCGGGTGATGGTGGAATGCAGATCGGTGTATTCCTTGAAGGTGAGGATCCCGTACCTGCCGCACCAGTGACCCTTCCGCTTGCCATGCTCAATCGCCACGGACTTGTTGCTGGCGCTACGGGTACCGGTAAGACCCGTACCCTTCAACTTCTTGCCGAGGGACTATCCGCTAACGGTGTTCCCGTCTTTCTCACCGACATCAAAGGCGACCTCACCGGACTAGCCGAACCTGGTGAACCCAACGACGGTTTGCTTGCTCGATGCGAGGAACAGGGCCAGGTTTGGGAACCCAGTGGGTTCCCCACCGAGTTCTACGCGCTCGGTGGCAAGGGACAGGGAATCCCTATCCGTACGAGCGTCACCGAGTTCGGTCCACTTCTGCTTGCCAGGGTACTTGATCTTAATGAAACCCAAGAATCCGCCCTCGCCCTTATGTTCCACTGGGCCGACGAACAGGGACTAGCCCTTATCGATCTCGAGGACCTCCGTGCAGTCGTCTCGTTCCTCACCGAGGAAGGCAAGGACGAACTCAAAGAAATCGGCGGCATAGCCTCATCCACCGCAGGAGTCATACTCCGCGAGATCGCTGTTCTCCAGTCCCAGGGCGGCGATGAGTTCTTCGGAGAGCCTGCCTTCGATCCCATGAACTTCTTCCGAGTCGATGGCGAACGAGGAATCATTTCCACGCTCGAACTGCCAGAGCTTTCACAGAGCCCCCGGCTCTTCTCCACCTTCATCATGTGGCTCCTCGCCGAATTGTTCGAGATTCTCCCCGAAGTCGGCGATGTCGAGAAGCCGAAGCTGGTGTTCTTCTTCGACGAAGCCCACCTGCTGTTCAACAACGCCTCGGATGCTTTCCTGGACGCCATTGTTCAAACCGTTCGCCTCATCCGATCCAAGGGGGTCGGCATCGTCTTCGTCACACAGACGCCGAAGGACGTTCCCGACGATGTCCTCGCCCAGCTGGGAGCCAAGGTCCAGCACGCCCTGCGTGCCCATACCCCGAACGACCAGAAGGCCCTGCGAGCAACGGTCAAGACATTCCCGAACTCTCCCCTCGACCTTGAAGAGATCCTTCCCAACCTGGGAACGGGCGAAGCCCTCGTCACCGTCCTCGACAAGAAGGGCCGCCCATCTGCCGTAGCCCCGACAAGGCTATGGGCGCCGGCAGCCAACATGGGACCGGCTGCCCAAGCTACCGTCACCAGCATCATCCAGGCATCTCCCCTAACTGCAAAATACGCAGTGAAGATCGACCCAGAATCCGCCTCAGAACTGCTCGTTGAACGCATTGCCGCAGAACAGGAAGCAGCTGAACTAGCTGAGATTCAGAAAGCTGAACAAGAGGCCGCCGAAGCCCGAGCCAAGCAGCTCGAGAAGGAAGCGGAGAAGTTACGGAAGGAGGCCGAGCGCGAAGCAAAGAAACAACGCGAACGCTCCGAAAAGAGACGCTCAAGCGTTCTCGACAACTTCCTCCGCTCCGGTGCCCGCACCCTCGGCAGGGAGATCTCCCGCAACATCTTCGGCACGCGTAGGCGGTAGACCTTATAGGTAGACGTAATGATTGAAGGCTGGGTAGGTCCCAGCCTTCAATCGGTGAAAATAGTGTCACCGCCGCCTCAAGTAAACTACCTGAGCATCGCACCTGCCTGCCAGATCAAGCCGCGGTTACGGAGGTTCTGATAACCGGCAGGAATTGGAGCTCGTCTTTACCAACGACAATAGTTTCCTACGCACAAAGCGCACTGGCATTGACCGGAGAAGTGTGGGCCCCTGAATTTTGAAGCTTCCAGGGGCACACACAGGCTATTGCCAATCCGAATTGTTTAAGAAATTCATCGGACCGTTCGGTTGATTGCGAGGGTGTCGATATTGTCGCCATCCCAGTCACCAACATATGGCTTGTCGGTAGCTAGTCCGTATACGAGCACAGACTGTGAGTTACCGCCAATGAGTGCATTGTTGATGTAGTAGACGTTGCCACGACGGACAGTGAACGTATCATAGCCATCCCCATCAAAATCGCCGACCAGGACCTCATCACCTTCGCGCCCGTACCGGAACGCAGCATCAGCATTACCGCCACGCAGAGAGTTATTGGCGTAGAAAGTGATGCCACGACGCACAGCGAACGTGTCGAAGCCGTCGCCGTCCCAGTCACCCACGAGCACTTCGTCACCGAAGCGTCCATACATGAACTCCGCATCAGCATTACCACCGCGCAGTTCATTGTTGACGTAGAAAGTGATGCCACGACGCACAGCGAACGTGTCGAAGCCGTCACCGTCCCAGTCACCAACCAGGACCTCGTCGCCCATACGTCCGTACTTGAACTCCGCATCAGCATTACCACCGCGCAGTTCATTGTTGACGTAGAAGGTGATACCGCGGCGCACGGCTAGGGTGTCGTAGCCGTCACCGTCCCAGTCACCCACAAAGACTTCGTCTCCGACACGACCGTAGGCAAAGGCCAGGTCATGTGTTGCGGATTCCCAGTCATTGAGCAGGTAGAACACGTTGCCCTTCGGTGAGGGCGGTGGAGGTGTTCCGAATGTAAATCCATCGACATAGACAACTGGATCCTGAACAACTCCGTTGAGGGTCCACGAAACAGAGACATCAACGATTCCATCCGGAAGTGCCGGGGTTAGAACAGATATCGTGCCGTCGTTGTTGTCTGTCAGGTTTGTGCCCTTCACTCCATCGAAAGACACGTCAGTTACTTCAATATCCCATTCAATTCTCTGCGGACGGACGGTTCCCTCTCGGAGTCCAAGCTGACCATATTCATTGTCACCCCACGCGTAGGTATTGCCATCATCACCTACAGCGACACTATGGAATCCTCCGGCACTGATTTGAAGAAAGCCGACATCCCCGGTTTGGTCAACTAATTCAGGAGTCGAAACGAAGGGGACCGTGGATCCACCACCGACCTGACCGAATTCGTTGTTTCCCCACCCATAACTGCTTCCATCATCGGAGTGAGCCAGGACGTGGTTCGCACCGGCACTAATTTCAGAAAGTGACACTCCCCTAGGCATGTCGACCATCTTCGGCGTGGCTGACGAAACACTCGACATGGAATCATCGGACCCTCTATAGAAAATTATTCCCCAGGTGTAGGCATTCCCATCGTCTCCCAAAGCCACACTGTATTCGTAGCCTGAGCCGATCTGAGTAAATTTCACTCCAGCGGGCTGTTTAACAAGCAAAGGACTGTACGAGTCTTCGCTCGTTCCGTCGCCCAGCTGCGAGCTTTGGTTCGCGCCCCACGCGTACGCATTCCCATCATCACCAAGAGCAACACTGTGGTCGTAGCCAGCACTGACCTGAGTGAGGGTCACGCCCTTAGGTTGGTCGATGAGGACAGGAGTGCCTTGGTCATCCCATGAACCTGTTCCGAGTTTCCCAAAAAAGTTGGATCCCCACGCATAGGCTTTTCCATTGTCACCAAGAGCAAGACTGTAATCGTAGCCGGCACTGACATATGTAAAGGTCACTCCCTTGGGCTGTTTAATAACAGTAGGGACGCGGCTGGCAGTGTCGGTTCCATTGCCAAGTTGACCGAAAGTATTATCTCCCCAGGCATAAACCTTTCCGTCACTACCGAGAGCAAGTACATGGTTAAGCCCCGCACTGACATCGGTAAATTTCACACCCGCCGGCTGATCGACAAGCCTGGGATCGGCTGAGTCGGTCAAGGTGCCGTCACCAAGTTGCCCGTACGAGTTCGCTCCCCAGGAATAGGCCGTGCCATCTTGACTGAGGGCAACAGTGTAATCATACCCGGCAGAGATTTGCTTAATATTGCCCAGCCCGGGTTTGTTGAGCGTTACTTCGGTAGCTGTATTTGCTGGACCGTGGTCTGGAGCGGGCACCGCACTTGAGGGGGATATTCCCGTGAAGAATAAGAGCAATGACCCCAAGAATGCAGCCAAGACCGGCCCGGATTTACCAACACTGATCATAACTGTAGGTTACATTGACTGCTATTTAATTAGTTTGCTTTTGATATTTTCGGAGTAACGAACTTTGATGAATTTCTCCCTCAACGACTCTTGTGACTGCGAGCCGAACACTATGCGCTCCTGAATGATTCTCACGTCCTCGATAACTTCCTCCGCTCCGGTGCCCGCACCCTCGGCAGGGAGATCTCCCGGAACATCTTCGGCACGCGTAGGCGGTAGACCTTATAGGTGGACGTCATGGTTGAAGGCTGGGTAGGTCCCAGCCTTCAACGCTCCTTAGGCTTGTTCTCCAGCAAAGTCGATCACTACTAAACCTAAGCGAACGTGATCGTCGCCGTCATCGTCCTTGTCTTGCCGGGAGCAAGGGCAATGGACCCGGAGGAGTCTGCCCTGTTCACGGCGTCGGGGATGTGAGAGTAGGGCTCCAGTGCAATGGCTTCCCGATATCCGCGGGTAAGGCCCTCACCGGTCCAGACAACAACGAAGGGTGATTCTCCGGGTTCTTGGATGAGGGAGATCTCGCGGTTGGAGCGGGGCTCCGTGATCCGCGTACGTACGACCCCTTCGTCATTCGGCACCAGGCCCGTGTACACCGCATCCATTTCCAGATCGCCAATTCGGTCCACGACCACTGGTGCGTGGATGCCGGAGTAGGCGGCCTCGCCCGGGAGCGGGATCAGGCTCGGAGATGTTGCGAGCAGTGTGCGTGCTGGGACCTGGAGGGATAGGTTGGTGATCTTCGGGGATCCCGGGAAGGTGAAGAGCGGATGCCATCCGAGTCCCGCGGGTGCGGTTTCGGATGCGAGGTTGGTGAGCGAGATGTCGACCGACAGGGTTCGCTTACCGCCCTCACCTTCACCAAGGGCATAGATGACATCAATGGAGAACGTCCACGGCCACTCGTCGTTCCCAACGTGTTCGGCTCGGAGCTGCAGGGTGGATCCCATCGAGATCGGTTCAAACTCGAGCCCGGAGACGAACCCGTGGCGAGCATGTCCATCGCTTGCCTTCGGCAGGTCGATGGCCCGCCCGTTCCACGTGAACGTTCCGTTCTTGATTCGGCCCGGGTAGGGGGCAAGGATCCGGGACCTCGAGCCCTCACCCTCAGCCAGTTCCTCGGGAGTTTCATATCCGGCGACGACAGATTCGCCAATGCCGGGATCCCAGCTGAGGAGGGTGGCACCCAGGGCGGCGATGGTTGCGCTCGCCCCGGCGTGCTCCAATCGCCACGCGGTACCGCCAAAGTCCGTTGTGCTCACGGTCGCGTGTTCCATGCAGTCTCCTTAGGGAACGATGTTGATGAGGTTAGGCGCACGGACAATAACCTTGCGCGGCTCCCCTTCAAGGTACTGCTGAACCTTCGGCAGTGAGAGAGCCTGGGCCGTTAGGTCATCATCTGAGATGTCAGCGGCAACCTCGATACGATCACGCACCTTGCCCTTGACCTGAACAACACAGGTAACGGTGTCCTCAACAAGGAGGGCCTCGTCGTACTCGGGGAACGGAGCATAGACAACGGAGGTGTCGTGGCCCAGCTTCTGCCACAGTTCTTCAGCAATGTGCGGCGCAACGGGGCCAGTCATGGCAACCAGCTGCTCGACAACAGACCGCGGCACCGCATCGAGAGAAGTGAGGTGGTTGTTCAGCACAATGAGCTTGGCAATTGCAGTGTTAGGGCGCATGGCTTCGTATTCGATACGAACGTCGTGTGCCGTGCGAGCAGCCAGGCGTGCCGTCTCCTCGGAGGGCTCCACGTCTTCGGCGATGACAGCACCGGTTTCTTCGCAGACCACGTTGCGCCACAGCCGCTGCAGGAAGCGTTGCGCGCCGACAACGGCACGGGATTCCCATACGCGGGACTGTTCGAGCGGTCCCATCGACATCTCGTACACGCGGAACGTATCGGCACCGTACTGCTCGTTGATCTCATCCGGGGTCACGGTGTTCTTCAGTGACTTGCCCATCTTGCCGAACTCGCGGTTGACTCGTTCGCCGTTGTAGTAGAAAGCCATTTCGCCGTTCTCTTCAACGGTCTCGATCTCGTCGGCCGGTACGTACTGCCCGCGGGAGTCGGTGTAGGCGTAGGCCTCGATCATGCCCTGGTTGAACAGCTTGTGGAACGGCTCCGAGGAGGAGATGTGGCCAAGGTCAAACAGGATCTTGTGCCAGAACCGTGCGTACAGCAGGTGCAAAACAGCGTGCTCAACACCGCCCACGTACAGGTCGGCACCGCCGGAATGGTTACCTGCCTCGGGGCGCGGCCCCATCCAATATTCCTCGTTCTTGGTTCCCACAAACTTTTCATCGTTGTTGGGATCCAGGTATCGCAGTTCGTACCAGCAGGAACCTGCCCAGTTCGGCATCGTGTTCGTGTCGCGGTAATACGTCTTCACACCATCACCCAGGTCAAGTTCGACCTTGACCCAGTCCTCCAGGCGACCGAGCGGCGGCTCCGGCTCGGAGTCAGCATCGTCGGGATCGTAGGAGCGCGGCGAGTAGTCCGGGGTCTCGGGGAGCTCCACGGGCAGCATCGACTCGGGCAGGTCGTAAGCAGTGCCGTTTTCGTCGTACACGATCGGGAATGGCTCGCCCCAGTAGCGCTGCCGGGAGAACAGCCAGTCACGCAGACGGTACGTGGTGGCAGCGTGGCCGGTGCCCTGCTCTTCCAGCCAGGCCGTGATCTTCTCGATCGCGGCTTCCTTGTTCAGTCCGTTAATGGACACGGAGTCATTAGCGGAGTTAATGACCTCGCCGTCGCCAACGTAAGCTTCTCCACCTTCGAAGTCAGCCGGGGGCTGGATCGTCAGGATGATCGGCAGATCAAAAGCTGTCGCAAAGTCGTAGTCGCGTTCATCGTGTGCCGGCACCGCCATAATCGCCCCCGTGCCATACCCCATGAGCACGTAGTCCGCAGTAAAGACCGGGATCTGGTTCCCGTTCACCGGGTTGGTGGCGTAGATACCGGTGAAGACACCGGTCTTCACCCGATCATCAGCAGTGCGGTCCGTGTCGCCAATCTTCGATGCGGCGAGCTGGTAGGCCTTGACGGCTTCCTGCGGGCTACCGGCTCCGCCGGTCCACTGAGCCTTGGTGCCTTCGGGCCACCTGGCGGGTACCGAGGCACCTTCGAGCATGGGATGTTCGGGGGAAACAACCATGAAGGTGGCACCGAACAGAGTATCGGGACGAGTGGTAAACACTTCGAGGGGATGATCCTGGTCTTCTCCGTGCGCGGAGAAGGTCACCGAAGCACCCTGGCTCTTACCGATCCAGTTGCGCTGCATGGTGACAACCTTGTCGGGCCAGTCCACCGTGTCCAGGTCAGAGGCCAGGCGATCGGCATAAGAAGTAATTCTCATCATCCACTGGCGCAGGTTACGACGGAACACCGGGTAGTTACCACGTTCGGAGCGACCCTCGTTCGTGACCTCTTCGTTGGCCAGCACGGTACCGAGACCGGGGCACCAGTTCACGGGAGCATGGGAGATAAAGGCCAGGCGCTGAGAATCGATGATCTCGCTACGCTCGAACTCACTCAGCTCAGACCAGGCAACACCGGTTGGTGTCTCACGGGTACCGGACTCGTATTCGGCAACGAGTTCGGAGATCGGGCGGGCACGCCCGATTGTGCCCGGGGCACGGCCCTCGGCCGTCTCGTCGTAGAACGAATTGTAGATTTGCAGGAAGATCCACTGCGTCCACCGGACGTAGTCGACATCGGTGGTCGAGAAGGACCTGCGCTGGTCGTGGCCGAGGCCAATCTGACGCAGCTGGCGCTTCATGTTGTCGACGTTCTGCTCGGTCGTGATCCGCGGGTGCTGACCAGTCTGGACGGCATACTGTTCCGCGGGAAGACCAAAGGCATCAAAGCCCATGGTGTGCAGAACCGACTTGCCCAGCATGCGCTGGAAGCGACCGACAACGTCGGTTGCGATATATCCGAAGGGGTGGCCTACGTGAAGGCCCTTGCCTGACGGGTAGGGGAACATGTCGAGGAGGTAGAACTTCTCCGACGAAACGTCACCAGCAAGGTCGCCTTCGGGATTGGCCACATTGTAGGTGCCCTCTTCTTCCCAACGGTCCTGCCAGCGCTTCTCTATTTCACCGGCGAGCTCGGCCGTGTACCGATATGGATGCTCGGTCTTCTCAGACATAGTTCTCCCTTCGTTTGGCCTCAACTCTAGCGCAGGAGCCCACTATTCCTCCCTTTCGTCCGCGTGACAACCGTGACGCTTCTACAATGGGTTCATGAGTGTTTA
This genomic window contains:
- the rpsT gene encoding 30S ribosomal protein S20; this encodes MANIKSQKKRNLTNEKARVRNQAVKAELKTYVRNVRKAVDAGNKDEANAALGAAGRKLDKAVSKGVIHKNQAANRKSKLAKVVNKIEA
- the holA gene encoding DNA polymerase III subunit delta yields the protein MAGKSSGPTWDTVDLAPIVLIKSKEEALTERARDRLVAQARSQDPDIEVTQIDAASYTGGELAVLASPSLFGGAKIAIVTGLETMNDDFLGDCMQLLQDPSPDLFLIAIRNGKVGRGIKLDTAVGQAGFPVVVIEEVKNSGHKIALLKADARRAKRTVAEDAYQALVDGLGSDLRELTSALRQLFDDVEGTITAKAVDTYYGGRIEAKNFAVADAAVAGNVARALELLRHALATGTAEVLIVSALAMKVRQLARVSATMGRDGASVKLSMEPWQIDRARRDLRNWSDEGLSAAIRSIAKADGDVKGFRGEARDPAYALEKCIREVTAARRL
- a CDS encoding ComEC/Rec2 family competence protein; amino-acid sequence: MTHGDVRILLAAGAWWVATIGVLLESAGFTITVSVLVGGLVFVISFIRKHVGQGKGDAITYWWPTLVVVVLSAILASGVVAAHNHLGNRGILSDLISAKAVVTVQGEIASYPNPAGDQILRTLSIEHVEGRGQVSGSYSSVTLLGGDNLADFNLHETVDVLVRLEPTDPGSREVAWATVLRGPTLIEEADPVSRWIANRAAVLDEYLEDEPPAVRGLVPGVAIGDDSGIPEEDGDALAAVNLTHLTAVSGSHVSMITAIVLGLVGRKRKVLAVTAAAGVLGVLVLATGAQPSVMRAAVMGVVVLAGVWMRRPASALPALGASIILLLAFEPTLALAYGFILSVVSTAAIIIFSAPASALLAPIITVPGANLLAVPAVAHLACSPIILLLTDTASLWSALANAVVAPVVPIGTILALGAIIAAPVPYVGQALGWMAARCVSWIDTVAEEMSGWWGSGIDGRLVIVVYAGILLLAWPIVHLGVKKRTLGIGALGIAVLYGVWRLLPTQVPDWDIVQCDVGQGAATLFKHEGTVYLVDTGTEEERLGQCLDAAGTHIDIVVLTHMHADHAGNLDTALSRGAQEIWVGPGITPEVEWQIADSGTNIPIRELRAGDNAEGIEILWPDSQRNCYDDACINNQSLVLRVSLGQTLLIPGDLETDAQRTLSGRDIAADIVLIPHHGSSKQDDGFALAVGAETALLSYGENTYGHPAPSTIDLYSQYGNILATEDGDIFIKFE
- a CDS encoding ComEA family DNA-binding protein, producing the protein MKAKDLVRVAYRVGTGEDVMAPPEDKERETRVAFDPKTAMIVVLVLSLLCGLMIAWTMSRPVQVHALPSKTETEAVGESALGLGSEGESATDGGESESGAPAADGTSAFGESAEEMNAGSDAGPHEDASGEVVVEETTVTVYVSGHVADPGLVELPVESRVAAAIELVGGMTEEADPNALNLARKLVDGEHIVVPAPGDEVPEEPAAEAGAETPTEGTEGNGNSSSASSGSLVNINTADLAELISLPGIGPAIGQRVLDWRELNGKFTSIDELMEVSGIGPATFANIEALVTI
- a CDS encoding helicase HerA-like domain-containing protein; translation: MLDRMDQAEIARLKAEAAAAKAEAARAEAEAAQAALEAALATAGASSGETPTPNEDSADSDGENKTEDPAVDSDNSEPAKRAEPTEATAPSERTVPADSAVTIESADSSDSANTTELSGYALEVAEAYSGDGGMQIGVFLEGEDPVPAAPVTLPLAMLNRHGLVAGATGTGKTRTLQLLAEGLSANGVPVFLTDIKGDLTGLAEPGEPNDGLLARCEEQGQVWEPSGFPTEFYALGGKGQGIPIRTSVTEFGPLLLARVLDLNETQESALALMFHWADEQGLALIDLEDLRAVVSFLTEEGKDELKEIGGIASSTAGVILREIAVLQSQGGDEFFGEPAFDPMNFFRVDGERGIISTLELPELSQSPRLFSTFIMWLLAELFEILPEVGDVEKPKLVFFFDEAHLLFNNASDAFLDAIVQTVRLIRSKGVGIVFVTQTPKDVPDDVLAQLGAKVQHALRAHTPNDQKALRATVKTFPNSPLDLEEILPNLGTGEALVTVLDKKGRPSAVAPTRLWAPAANMGPAAQATVTSIIQASPLTAKYAVKIDPESASELLVERIAAEQEAAELAEIQKAEQEAAEARAKQLEKEAEKLRKEAEREAKKQRERSEKRRSSVLDNFLRSGARTLGREISRNIFGTRRR